In a single window of the Deinococcota bacterium genome:
- a CDS encoding DinB family protein: MTDLPKLLYGEGAFVRVPHIFEGLSLEQVSARPTGAPHSIYEELWHTRFWQDFLLERARGGQPKAPEHAEGSWPQSGPEREADWQALVGAFMKGLDTARELARDPGRLEAKADESRTLRGVLENLAVHNAYHCGRVVLLRQLMGLWPPPSGGDSW; encoded by the coding sequence ATGACCGACCTCCCCAAGCTCCTTTACGGCGAGGGCGCCTTCGTCCGGGTGCCGCACATCTTCGAAGGGCTCAGCCTCGAGCAGGTGAGCGCGCGCCCCACCGGAGCGCCGCACAGCATCTATGAGGAACTCTGGCACACGCGCTTCTGGCAGGACTTCCTGCTCGAGCGGGCGCGGGGAGGCCAGCCCAAAGCGCCCGAACACGCCGAGGGAAGCTGGCCCCAGAGTGGTCCCGAGCGCGAGGCGGACTGGCAGGCGCTCGTCGGCGCCTTCATGAAGGGTCTGGACACTGCGCGCGAGTTGGCCCGCGACCCCGGCAGGCTCGAGGCGAAAGCGGACGAGTCGCGGACTCTGCGGGGCGTGCTCGAGAACCTGGCCGTCCACAACGCCTATCACTGTGGCCGCGTCGTCCTCCTGCGCCAGCTCATGGGCCTGTGGCCGCCGCCCTCGGGCGGGGACAGCTGGTGA
- a CDS encoding PIN domain-containing protein produces MTATTFLEGHCTTETPGYVSHVVLCELVWTLRKVYRLGKEAVILVLARVLSNAALEVESPELARAALFDFEGGGGDYADYLIARRHQAAGCSHTVTFDRKAATHPLFKLLE; encoded by the coding sequence TTGACCGCAACGACTTTCTTGGAAGGTCACTGCACGACCGAAACGCCGGGCTACGTGAGTCACGTGGTGCTATGTGAGCTTGTGTGGACGCTCCGCAAAGTTTACCGTCTCGGTAAAGAAGCCGTCATCTTGGTGTTGGCTCGAGTGCTGTCGAATGCAGCCCTGGAAGTCGAGTCACCCGAATTGGCTCGAGCTGCCCTTTTCGACTTCGAGGGGGGCGGGGGTGATTATGCGGACTATCTCATCGCTCGTCGCCACCAGGCGGCGGGATGCAGCCATACCGTCACCTTCGACCGCAAGGCGGCGACGCACCCGCTCTTCAAGTTGCTAGAGTAG
- a CDS encoding AbrB/MazE/SpoVT family DNA-binding domain-containing protein has product MATTLTQKGQVTVPKRIRDGLKLRAGDRIEFVLHEDGKVEMIPLQSAITSLRGIVKVERTASVEEMNEAIAEAASGDIDWD; this is encoded by the coding sequence ATGGCGACTACGCTCACGCAAAAAGGTCAGGTAACGGTTCCGAAGAGGATTCGTGATGGGCTGAAGCTCAGGGCCGGGGACCGCATCGAGTTCGTGCTCCACGAGGACGGCAAGGTGGAGATGATTCCGCTCCAATCCGCCATTACGTCGCTTAGGGGCATCGTTAAAGTCGAACGCACAGCGAGCGTCGAAGAGATGAACGAGGCGATTGCAGAGGCGGCGAGCGGCGACATTGATTGGGATTGA
- the argC gene encoding N-acetyl-gamma-glutamyl-phosphate reductase: MPEKLTVAIVGASGYAGGEFLRLALGHPRLEVSQVTSERHAGQPVHLVHPNLRKATPLRFTSIEELKEADLLVLALPHGEFVHRFDTLAALASRLIDLSADFRLKDAAVYERYYGEPHPRPDVLGTFVYGNPELHREELRGATHISGAGCIATATILGLYPLLKHAVPAKGDIIVEAKIGSSAAGHSPSLAGHHPERMGVVRTYAPTGHRHAAEIAQELPGRFPIHLTATAVERVRGILVTAHVFLPGGTSDRDVMGAFRETYADEPFIRLVTARKGVHRVPDPKILDGSNYCDIGFEMDNDTGRVVVMSALDNLVKGTAGHALQALNLSMGWEETLGLGFMGLHP, from the coding sequence ATGCCGGAAAAGCTGACCGTCGCCATCGTCGGCGCCTCGGGCTATGCGGGCGGCGAATTCCTGCGGCTGGCGCTCGGCCACCCCCGGCTCGAGGTCAGCCAGGTCACGAGCGAGCGCCACGCCGGTCAGCCCGTCCACCTCGTTCACCCCAACTTGCGCAAGGCCACGCCCCTTCGTTTCACTTCCATCGAGGAGCTTAAAGAGGCCGACCTGCTCGTGCTGGCCCTGCCGCACGGCGAGTTCGTTCACCGCTTCGATACGCTCGCCGCGCTGGCGTCGCGCCTCATCGACCTCTCCGCCGACTTTCGCCTGAAGGATGCGGCAGTTTATGAAAGGTATTACGGCGAGCCCCATCCGAGACCGGACGTGCTCGGCACGTTCGTTTATGGCAACCCCGAACTCCACCGCGAGGAGCTAAGGGGCGCTACCCACATCTCGGGCGCGGGCTGCATCGCCACCGCCACGATTTTGGGGCTCTACCCGCTCCTTAAACACGCCGTGCCCGCTAAGGGCGACATCATCGTCGAGGCCAAAATCGGCTCATCGGCGGCGGGTCACAGCCCCTCGCTGGCGGGCCACCATCCCGAGCGCATGGGCGTGGTTCGCACCTACGCGCCGACCGGCCACCGCCACGCCGCCGAGATTGCGCAGGAGCTTCCGGGCCGTTTTCCTATCCACCTCACCGCCACGGCGGTCGAGCGCGTGCGGGGTATCCTGGTAACGGCCCACGTCTTTTTGCCAGGCGGCACCAGCGACCGCGACGTGATGGGTGCCTTTCGTGAAACCTACGCTGACGAGCCCTTCATCCGCCTGGTGACGGCGCGCAAGGGCGTCCACCGCGTCCCCGACCCCAAGATTTTGGACGGCAGCAACTACTGCGACATCGGCTTCGAGATGGACAACGATACCGGACGGGTGGTGGTGATGAGCGCTTTGGATAATCTAGTAAAAGGCACGGCGGGCCACGCGCTGCAAGCCTTGAACCTCAGTATGGGCTGGGAGGAGACGCTGGGTCTGGGGTTTATGGGCTTACACCCGTAA
- a CDS encoding DUF2191 domain-containing protein → MDETLLKEVKHFATERGGTLTSIIEEALREKLARRETFKARAPFEPKVFKGKGRGLKPGVDLDDNSALLDLMEGR, encoded by the coding sequence TTGGACGAAACGCTGTTAAAAGAGGTCAAGCACTTCGCGACAGAACGTGGAGGGACGCTGACCAGCATCATCGAAGAAGCTCTACGCGAAAAGCTCGCCAGACGAGAGACCTTCAAAGCCCGCGCCCCTTTCGAACCCAAAGTGTTCAAGGGCAAGGGAAGAGGACTGAAACCAGGGGTTGACCTCGACGACAACTCGGCGTTGCTTGACTTGATGGAAGGTAGGTAA
- a CDS encoding type II toxin-antitoxin system VapC family toxin, translating to MVLIDVNPLVYAYRPDAPQHHDYLNWLKVLVNQDAAFGLANIACSGFMRITTHPKIFAPPSSVEDALEYIDDIRAQANCVIISPGNRHWQIFSHLCRVVGAKGNTVPDAYLAALAIESGST from the coding sequence ATGGTCCTTATCGACGTCAATCCTCTGGTCTACGCCTACAGACCGGACGCACCACAGCATCACGATTACCTCAACTGGCTGAAAGTTCTCGTCAACCAAGATGCCGCCTTCGGACTAGCCAATATCGCGTGCAGCGGCTTTATGCGAATCACCACCCATCCCAAAATCTTCGCGCCGCCATCTTCGGTGGAGGACGCGCTCGAGTACATCGACGACATTAGAGCACAAGCCAACTGCGTCATCATCTCACCGGGAAACCGTCACTGGCAGATTTTCAGTCACCTTTGCAGGGTGGTTGGCGCCAAGGGCAATACCGTGCCCGACGCTTATCTCGCCGCGCTCGCCATTGAGTCGGGCAGCACGTGA